In Catharus ustulatus isolate bCatUst1 chromosome 27, bCatUst1.pri.v2, whole genome shotgun sequence, the DNA window CGCTGCTCCTGCTCACAAACGGCTCCGAAGCAAAGGTTTTCTGCCCCGTCCCCGGGTGCTGTATCTCTGCCATCTCTGCCCCTCCTCACGCCTGCCTGCAATCCTGCAGAGGGTTCAAAAGTGGTGTcggggcagggggaggcagcagcccttccctgggaagagcagggaggaaaaataaaggctgGGATTCCAGGGCTGTAAGGAAAACATCAAAGTGTGGACAATGACAATAAAGTCGGGTTTAGGCAAGGATCTGCTGGCGAGCCGAGCTCTGCCAGGCTCGGGTTTTAAAGGAGGGACCTGAAGTGAGCAGGGAGGACTAtggtcctgctcctgccccaaTCTACATcggctggggacacagggagccCAGACACGCAGCACAATAAAGcgagggcacagccccagcccttcaGCATCCAGgcctggggggagctggcaggtcctgctctgggaagggctggCTTGGCCAGGCGGGACTCAGGCACGGATTGCTTTGGACacacaaaaaggggaaaagcgAGAACAAACACACGGAGGGGTTTTATCCCAGGCCGAGGGTGAGATTTGTACAAATGGTGCATTAGAGCACCAGCTGGGCCGGGCAGGTGGCGTTTGTCCcgtggctgggacacagagcagggcacagggacatggggtaggacacagggacaccgggTGTGCTTGAGACAAaaaggggcagggatgggaaatgcaACGGCAAAGCCAACTTGTCCCTGGACCTCCCCGGagcatcccagctgtgcctcagccACCCACgactgctccctccctcccactgtGCACAACTGGGCTCAGCCCGTGCTAAAGGGGCTCCTCAGCCTGGGAGTGCAAGTGTTGGTGAGGAACAGaccctggggatgcagggatgtgCCCTGGAAcgctgagctgctcctgcaaggCAAGCTTGGAGAGCTGCAAACATGTGGGAGGTGGATCCAAAACTGTCTGGGTgagggatgcagcagctggggatgtgAGGGAGGGAGTGAAGGGTGAAGGACCAGGGCAAGGGGATGCTGAGACCACTTGGTCCCACAGCAGGGTGAAAAGGTTTAAGGGCTCANNNNNNNNNNNNNCATGCAACTGGATTGTTTAAGGAATGCTCTTTGTAACAGTGCGATGATCTATTAATGCAGTGATATTTTGGGAAGTCTATAGGTGGACAAGATTTTCTGATAAAGTTTGAAAGTGACTGTTCATACTTGCTTTGATACTGTGATTGAAAATTGGTTTGAATATTCTGAAGTCTCTCCCAGATTTTCCATCCGGGATACAAAAActtgttaattttaaaatatatatacatataaagacgtgtatatatatttttatatgccTAGATGTATGAACTATTACAGTATGTGTAATGTATCAAACCATCTTACATGAGCTGCTTTGCTGAGGGTGGCTTAGAGATGTGCTGTGGCTCTCCACATGTAACACATCATCCAAAATGTGAGCCAACCAAAACAACTTTTGCCCAAATTAGTGTGAACGTCAGAAATTCTTGTGAACCCTGGTGCTGAGGTTCCCTCTGTGCACCAGGAATTCTCAGGATGGGGACAACTCACACGTGTCTCATTCTGCTTTATGTACTGGGCTCATCCTGGTGAACTTTTTGTGGAATAAACACACttactgcatttctttttcctgtccttgCAGCAGAAAAGTATTGATCAACCTATAGGCTGTGGGGTTGGTGCTCGCTGATGATTGCTGGGGATTCAGTCAGAGCAATGTTGATTGAAAAGGATTCTTCAAAGATGTGGAGTTGTGTGGTTGCTTTGGCTGTGCCCAAAGCTCTAAGAGCTGTTCCCAGACGCAGTGCTTcccttggcagagctgctcctcctgccagctcaCCTCAACTGCTTTTTTGTCTGATGCAGTTAAGAGTCCCAGCTTGGACTAAGCACTGCACAGTCCTTTTTAACCAACATTGTTAAGTTTGACTTTGTCCctttcttttgccatttttctgcGGGGCAGTGGAATCTGGAGgatgatttaaaattaatgtcaaTTGCTGTGCACGGGGGGAGCAAATCCTGACTTCTACAAACCAAGCAGGGCTTCTTTGTTTCAAGGTGGCAAACTGTTGTGCTGTGAGTCCTGCCCAGCTTCCTTCCACCCCGAGTGTCTCAGCATAGAAATGCCTGAGGGCTGCTGGAATTGCAATGACTGTAAAGCGGGCAAGAAGCTGCGGTACAAGCAGATCGTTTGGGTCAAGCTTGGGAATTACAGGCAAGTTCACCTTTGGGGCCTTTAATGCTTTGGGTGTTTTAATGTACTCTGGAATTGCAGGAAGATAAAGCAGCTCAGTCATCGTGAACAAGAGTTAGAAAGTGCAGAATTCCTCTGCTGGGGGCTCAGGCACGGATGTCACCGTGCAGTGCAATgctcctgcttctcccaggCGGTGCTGGACTCTGGATTGCAGCGGGGTGCAGTcccacagctgtgctctgcagggtcAGGATGTGGGAAagcaggggctggcacagcccagctgtccttgctgctgtttgctttagtcagctgcagcagtgcaggtgtgtgcaggtgacCCTGGAAACCACTCTCAGGCCATGGATGTTCTTAGAAGGCTTTTCCAGAATTTGAAGTGAGAGCATTGCTTGTGTTTTGTATGGAAATTCCCAGGTATTGCCAGCAGAAACCTTGGCTGCGTCAGGGAGAAATTCATTTCcttaagaaaggaaaactggCTTGAATTCTCAATCCCATTAGGGAAACTGGTTCAGAGAACTTacattcttcttttctctcctgctctgcaggtggTGGCCAGCAGAGATCTGCAATCCCAGGTCTGTGCCTCTCAACATACAGGGCCTCAAACATGATATCGGGGACTTCCcagtatttttctttggttCACATGACTACTATTGGGTACACCAGGGCAGAGTTTTCCCTTATGTTGAAGGAGATAAAAGCTTTGCTGAGGGGCAAACTAGTATTAACAAGACCTTCAAGAAAGGTAAAATCAAACAAAGTTTATAGTGGTTTATGACAAAAATTCCACGTGTTTGTGTCTCCATCACCACTTAACCTGCATGGGAATATTATGTGACTAGTGTTCTGTGTTCACGTGAAATCCAAGCATTGTGTTGATCCCTTGACTGCagataaaaatgtgtttaagtGCCTACTCATTGTGTGTTGTTGTGGGCCAGTTCAGTGCTTCCACAAACGGGGAAATGTTAAGATGGCTCTTGGGCTCTGCTGCATGGGATCATTGTTCAGTATCTTGGTACCTGATGATAAATTCATGATAAATTGCAATAACTCATTTTTAGCTTGTCTTTTTGTTAATAGAGCTCTGTTCCtagtcttaaaaaaatatttaaatagataCATGTACATGTACATATTTGATTAGCAGCAACTGGGGCTGATTGCTTTCTGTTCTGAATTCCTTGCACAGCACTTGAAGAAGCAGCAAGGCGTTTCCAGGAATTGAAAGcacaaagagaaagcaaagaggCATTGGAAATTGAAAGGAATTCAAGGAAACCTCCGCCCTATAAACACATTAAAGTGAGTTGgcatctgtattttttgttctgtgtgaGGAAGTTAATGCTGTGTGTGAGTAAGGATGCCTAGAGAAGGTGTGGCTGCCCACTCCCTGTTCAAGGATGGGTTGGATGGGGGCATCacagcaacctgctctagtggaaggtcTCCCTCCCCATGGGGGGCTGGGACTAGGTGGTCTTTCACATCTGTGATTCTAAGTTATGTACTTGCACCAAGGTGTTCAGCAGTGCAAGCCCAAAGAACTCATGTAAATCATTCTGCTGTTCTGTTCACTAACCTCTTGTTGTGTTTTGCAGCACCGTAGAACACAGgatacagtaattttttctttgccttctgaGGTCAGTTGTTGACCCTGTGTTGCCAGTGCCTTGTGTTCATCCTTTGCTCTCCCTTTGTTCCCCAGTCCAACAAGGTGATCGGCAAGGTTCAGATCCAGGTGGCCGACCTGTCGGAGATCCCGCGCTGTAACTGCAAACCCTCTGACGAGAACCCGTGCGGGCTGGAGTCCGAGTGCCTCAACAGGATGCTGCAGTACGAGTGCCACCCgcaggtgtgcccagctggggaGCGCTGCCAGAACCAGTGCTTCACCAAGAGGCTCTACCCCGACGCCGAGATCATCAAAACCGAGCGCCGCGGCTGGGGCCTGCGCACCAAGAGGAGCATTAAAAAGGTGCagtgagctgggacagccagcAGGCTGCCTCTGGGTCACAGCACTCTGCACCTCCAGAGGATGAGCTGTGTTTTACCCACCCCTCATCAACTGCCTCAGAGCAATGCCCAGTGCGTTGGTGACCTTAGATTGAGGTGTCAGTCACGTCGCAGTTCTTCTGATTGTCCTTAGAAAACACCATGGGCCTGGAGGACTGCTTTTAAACATGGGGTTTAGCCATTAATTTTATTCAATTCAGAGCtttttaaatctgcattttatgAAAGCCTTGTTACTGCAAGTTTTCTGAGCTTACTGAGTACTAAAGTCCTAACAGTGAAGTATGTAGTGAAAATACTTGCTGTAACAGTTCCTGCTTCCTGAGGAGTGCATGAATATCATCACATTGTCCTCTTTGAAGAAAGTGGGAAGGTTGAAAGGGTTTTAAAGCCCTGACAATTGTCTTGTGTGCTGAATGCAGGAACAGGACTACCTTTCATTCTGCGTGGGTGTATTACTTGGACAGCAGTTACACGGTGCATTATTCACATTGTGCCTACCAGAACCACATTGTTCCTTTTTTATAGGAAgtgcttttctctgtgctgcttccctttGTCATGATTAGGATGCACAGATTGCTGAGTTCTGTTCTCCTTTCCTTTGCAGGGTGAATTTGTGAATGAGTATGTTGGGGAGCTGATTGACGAGGAGGAGTGCCGGCTGCGGATCAAACGCGCTCACGAGAACAGCGTCACCAATTTTTATATGCTGACTGTAACCAAGGTGAGCATTGCCTCTTGTTTGATAGCAAATGTCACTCAACAGCAGAGACCTCTTTGCTTTGTAAGTACTAAACACatctttgtctttttccttgAAGGACCGAATAATAGATGCTGGCCCAAAGGGGAACTTACTCTCGTTTTATGAACCATAGTTGTAACCCAAACTGTGAAACACAGAAGTGGACAGTGAATGGTGACATTAGAGTTGGACTGTTTGCTCTTTGTGACATTCCTGCAGGTAAAAGGATGGCACTATTGGCATGTATGCTTTTGTCTTGCAGTAGCCAAGTTCCTTACTTTAGAATcatgtttttttgctttgaagttATTAATGGCAGTGAAGTGTTCTGGAAACTTTTTATTCATTGGAGTGGAGATGATCCTTAGGGTTCCAGTTTTAGCAGGGGTAACAAATGCTAATGAAATGTCATTGTCACATCTTCCCTCAGCGTCCATCTGAActgttttctttgaattttagGAATGGAGTTGACATTCAATTACAACCTGGACTGCCTGGGCAATGGCAGGACCGAGTGTCACTGCGGAGCAGAGAACTGCAGCGGCTTCCTGGGAGTGCGGCCCAAGGTacagggatggcactggggctgctcccGAGTCCAGACATCTTGTAGGGCACAGAGACTGTTCATTTATTTCACTCTTCAGCCTATCTAAGACCTCCTACCCTTGGAGGTCTCCACAGATTTTATAATGTGCCCTGCCATGGTATTATATCTGGTGGGTAGTTAATTCAGAAACATCTGAATGAGCACTTCTGGCTTTTagaacttaaaattattttaaatggaaatcaTTTAAGAAAAGTTCATGCAAATAATAGCCCAGAATTGAGTGGACTGCCAGGGGTTTGTAAGTGACTCTGTATTGTGATTTTCTACTTCTTAGACAGCATTTGCAACGGCAAATGAAGAGAaggtgaaaaatgcaaaattaaagcagaagaaacggaaaataaaaacagaacagaagcaGATGCATGAGGATAACTGTTTCCAGTGTGGAGATGGGGGAGAGCTGGTGATGTGTGATAAGAAGGACTGTCCCAAAGCATACCACCTCCTATGCCTTAACCTGACTCAACCACCTTTTGGTAAGAGCAATCATGTGGCTCCTCCTGCTACAAGACAATGTTGGAGGTGAAATCAGCATTCATGTGCATAGAATACAGTGTTCACTTGCATTAAATGCAGTataaatttgcaaataaaaaaaaatgcaaaataggACTGTGATTAGTCAGATTTTTGTAGAATCTCAGATGAGAGGCAGAAGTAGCAGCTGGTTTTTCTGAGCTCTGTTTGCATTGATCTGAGCAATCCAGCATGGAGTGAGGGTTAAATGCCAGTGCTGCCCCAAAGTGCACTAACTCcagcttcctttctctctcctgccGTCCTCAGGAAAGTGGGAATGTCCATGGCATCAGTGTGACATCTGTAGCAATCCTGCCGTGTCCTTCTGTGAGTTCTGCCCCCACTCC includes these proteins:
- the LOC117007733 gene encoding LOW QUALITY PROTEIN: histone-lysine N-methyltransferase NSD3-like (The sequence of the model RefSeq protein was modified relative to this genomic sequence to represent the inferred CDS: deleted 1 base in 1 codon) codes for the protein GANPDFYKPSRASLFQGGKLLCCESCPASFHPECLSIEMPEGCWNCNDCKAGKKLRYKQIVWVKLGNYRWWPAEICNPRSVPLNIQGLKHDIGDFPVFFFGSHDYYWVHQGRVFPYVEGDKSFAEGQTSINKTFKKALEEAARRFQELKAQRESKEALEIERNSRKPPPYKHIKSNKVIGKVQIQVADLSEIPRCNCKPSDENPCGLESECLNRMLQYECHPQVCPAGERCQNQCFTKRLYPDAEIIKTERRGWGLRTKRSIKKGEFVNEYVGELIDEEECRLRIKRAHENSVTNFYMLTVTKDRIIDAGPKGNYSRFMNHSCNPNCETQKWTVNGDIRVGLFALCDIPAGMELTFNYNLDCLGNGRTECHCGAENCSGFLGVRPKTAFATANEEKVKNAKLKQKKRKIKTEQKQMHEDNCFQCGDGGELVMCDKKDCPKAYHLLCLNLTQPPFGKWECPWHQCDICSNPAVSFCEFCPHSFCKDHEKGALVPSALDGRLCCSAHDPKSPVTPEYWSKIKCKLEAQNAVEEAKE